The following nucleotide sequence is from Methanobrevibacter thaueri.
CATTTAGAAATTCAAATGCAACAGGTTTACCATCTTTATCAATATCTAGAATCACATCATTGTCTAATTCAAGTGAAACTTCATATTCATAATCATCCACACAATATATGAATAATGAGTCTCCTTGACGGTCATAATCATATACTACTTTGTTGTTCATTTTCTCACCCTTTGATTTCTATAAGTTTCCATAACAGTTACAAACTTCACATCTTTATTATCATTTATACCTATCACTAATGATATATCTTTTGTAGGTCTCTGATTGTGTTCAAAATATAATCGAAATTTATTGTAATCTTGCTTGATAATCCCCATTAATGGATTGTGTAAGAATGTTTCAAAGATTAAGCCAAAATCTCCAATCCGTTGAATATTCCTAACATCAAAATGTTTAGTATCAGGCATGAACGATTCATCACAGGAATTAATTATTTCAATTGCCTCTTCAATAGAATAATCTCTCATTTTTAAAACCTTTATTTTATATTTTAAAAAATTTAATTTAATATTATTTTAAATAACAAATTTTATAAGCTTTTTGTTTTAAATAAATATAATATTACAAAGTTAGAGCAATTTTACAGGAGCAGAGCAATTTTTATAAAAGCATGGAACACATAAAAAAGTTCAGATACTTATCGATTTTTACCACTAAAACTCTTTAATTTTAGATAAAAAAACCCTCAAAAGAATACGAATAATTCGTATAAAACAAAACTATATATAATAATTTCTTCAAAATAATTATCATTCATAGCTTATGAATTAAACCAAAACGGAGATAAGAAAATGAAAGCTAACGCACAAAAAATAGCTGATGGAGTATACTGGATCGGTGTACTCGATTGGGACTTAAGAACCTACCACGGTTACACATTAGACGGAACAACCTACAACGCCTACATTGTATTCGGTGAAGACGAAGTAGCGATTATCGATAACGCATACCCTGGAAAAACCAAGGAAATGATGGCCCGTATCGACGACGCCTTCGCACAAGAAGGAAGAGAAGTCAAAGTTGACTACATCATCCAAAACCATGTGGAAAAGGACCACTCAGGTGTATTGGTGGACTTGCACAAAAGATTCCCTGAAGCACCTATCTACTGTACCAAAATCGCAGTAAACGGTCTTTTAAAACACTACCCTGCTTTAGAAGGCGCTGAATTCATCACTGTCGGAACCGGTGACAGCTTAGATGTCGGCGGAAGAACCTTAGCGTTCCTCGATGCATTCCTATTGCACTGGCCGGACAGCATGTTCACTTTACTTGCAGACGAAACAGGTATTTTATTCCCTAACGACGCATTCGGTCAACACTTATGCTTCACACAAAGATTCTCTGATGAAATCCCTGAAAACGTATTGATGGACGCAGCCCAAAAGTTCTACGCAAACCTAATCACCCCACTTTCAAAATTGGTTCTCAAAAAATTAAACGAAGTAGTCGAATTAGGTTTACTCGATTCAATCAAGATGATTGCACCATCCCACGGTCAAATCTGGACCGACCCTATGCAAATCATCGGAGCTTACCAAAACTGGGCAACCGGTGTATGTGAAGACAAAATCACAATCATTTACGACACCATGCACTACTCAACCCAGCAAATGGCTCACGAAATTGCAGAAGGTGCAATGTCTGAAGGCTACGATGTTGAAATGTTCTTCCTTCACGAGGATGAAAGGTCCGAAATCGTCAAAAGCATCCTTACCAGTAAAGGAATAGCTGTAGGTGACCCTACAATCAACGATGTTCCATACCCAAGCATCGGAGACATCATGTACTACCTCAAAGGATTATTGTTCAACAGAACAGGAATTGTAAGAAAAGCAGTCACCTTCGGATCCATGGGAGGTAAAGGTGGAACACCTGCAATGCTTGCTGAAGAGTTAAACAACTGCGGATTTGACGTTGTGGACACCCAAGAAATTACCTTCGTGCCAACCGCTGAAGAGGATGAGGCAAGCTACGAATTGGGTAAAAAATTAGCTCAAGCATGTAAAGAATTATAAATGCCAA
It contains:
- a CDS encoding FprA family A-type flavoprotein; this encodes MKANAQKIADGVYWIGVLDWDLRTYHGYTLDGTTYNAYIVFGEDEVAIIDNAYPGKTKEMMARIDDAFAQEGREVKVDYIIQNHVEKDHSGVLVDLHKRFPEAPIYCTKIAVNGLLKHYPALEGAEFITVGTGDSLDVGGRTLAFLDAFLLHWPDSMFTLLADETGILFPNDAFGQHLCFTQRFSDEIPENVLMDAAQKFYANLITPLSKLVLKKLNEVVELGLLDSIKMIAPSHGQIWTDPMQIIGAYQNWATGVCEDKITIIYDTMHYSTQQMAHEIAEGAMSEGYDVEMFFLHEDERSEIVKSILTSKGIAVGDPTINDVPYPSIGDIMYYLKGLLFNRTGIVRKAVTFGSMGGKGGTPAMLAEELNNCGFDVVDTQEITFVPTAEEDEASYELGKKLAQACKEL